From Humibacter ginsenosidimutans, a single genomic window includes:
- the pgm gene encoding phosphoglucomutase (alpha-D-glucose-1,6-bisphosphate-dependent) — protein sequence MSDRAGTPATPEDLIDVEALVRAYYEKHPDASVPEQRVVFGTSGHRGSAFDTAFNDDHIAAITQAIVEYRRGQGTTGPLFIGADTHALSEPAQTTALEVLVANGIDVLVDEYDDFVPTPAVSHAIIKYNKEHPGEPQADGIVVTPSHNPPRDGGFKYNPPHGGPADSDATSWIANRANDLIANGLREVNRAEPSGVATYDFRGNYVDDLKHIIDVDAIRRAGIRIGADPLGGASAHYWALIGETYGLDLTVVNPLIDPQWGFMTLDWDGKIRMDPSSPSAMASVLKHKDDFAVLTGNDADADRHGIVTPDGGLMNPNHYLAVAIDYLYAHRPDWRADAAVGKTLVSSSVIDRVADSLGRRLWEVPVGFKWFVPGLVDGSVAFGGEESAGASFLRLDGTAWTTDKDGILLALLASEITAVTGKSPSQLYRGLTERFGDPVYQRVDAAASKEQKAKLGKLDGDAITADELAGEKITAKLSKAPGNDAAIGGLKVVTENAWFAARPSGTEDVYKIYAESFLGEDHLRQVQSEAKSIVDAAIA from the coding sequence ATGAGCGATCGCGCGGGCACCCCAGCCACTCCCGAAGACCTGATCGATGTCGAGGCGCTCGTGCGCGCGTACTACGAGAAGCATCCGGATGCGTCGGTGCCGGAGCAGCGCGTCGTGTTCGGCACCAGCGGCCACCGCGGCAGCGCCTTCGACACGGCGTTCAACGACGACCACATCGCGGCCATCACCCAGGCCATCGTCGAGTACCGACGAGGACAGGGCACGACGGGTCCCCTGTTCATCGGCGCCGACACGCACGCGCTGAGCGAACCGGCCCAGACCACGGCGCTCGAGGTGCTCGTGGCGAACGGCATCGACGTGCTCGTCGACGAATACGACGACTTCGTGCCGACCCCGGCCGTGAGCCACGCGATCATCAAGTACAACAAGGAGCACCCTGGCGAGCCCCAGGCCGACGGCATCGTCGTGACCCCGAGTCACAACCCGCCGCGCGACGGCGGCTTCAAGTACAACCCGCCGCATGGCGGCCCCGCCGACTCCGACGCGACCAGCTGGATCGCGAACCGCGCCAACGACCTCATCGCGAACGGCCTGCGCGAGGTGAACCGAGCCGAGCCGAGCGGTGTCGCCACCTACGACTTCCGGGGCAACTACGTCGACGACCTCAAGCACATCATCGACGTGGATGCCATCCGTCGGGCCGGCATCCGCATCGGCGCCGACCCGCTCGGCGGCGCCAGCGCGCACTACTGGGCGCTCATCGGCGAGACGTACGGCCTCGACCTCACGGTTGTGAACCCGCTCATCGATCCGCAGTGGGGCTTCATGACGCTGGACTGGGACGGCAAGATCCGCATGGATCCGTCGAGCCCGTCGGCCATGGCATCCGTGCTGAAGCACAAAGACGATTTCGCCGTCCTCACCGGCAACGACGCCGATGCCGACCGACACGGCATCGTCACGCCCGACGGCGGCCTGATGAACCCGAACCACTACCTGGCCGTCGCCATCGACTACCTCTATGCGCATCGCCCCGACTGGCGGGCGGATGCCGCCGTGGGCAAGACTCTCGTCTCGTCGTCGGTCATCGACCGGGTCGCCGACTCACTGGGACGCCGCCTCTGGGAGGTGCCGGTCGGCTTCAAGTGGTTCGTGCCGGGACTGGTCGACGGATCGGTCGCGTTTGGGGGCGAGGAGAGCGCCGGCGCGTCGTTCCTGCGGCTCGACGGCACGGCGTGGACGACCGACAAAGACGGGATCCTGCTCGCCCTGCTCGCCAGCGAGATCACGGCCGTCACAGGCAAGAGCCCCTCTCAGCTGTACCGCGGCCTGACCGAGCGCTTCGGCGACCCGGTGTACCAGCGGGTGGATGCCGCGGCATCCAAAGAGCAGAAGGCCAAGCTCGGCAAGCTCGACGGCGACGCCATCACGGCCGACGAGCTCGCGGGCGAGAAGATCACGGCCAAGCTGTCGAAGGCGCCTGGCAACGACGCAGCGATCGGCGGGCTCAAGGTCGTCACCGAGAACGCATGGTTCGCGGCACGCCCGAGCGGCACCGAAGACGTCTACAAGATCTACGCGGAGTCGTTCCTCGGCGAGGACCACCTGCGCCAGGTGCAGTCCGAGGCGAAGTCGATCGTCGACGCCGCGATCGCGTAG
- a CDS encoding MarR family winged helix-turn-helix transcriptional regulator, whose translation MTTLPTAVESVKGLTKFSPRHKPLGDLMREAQRTLVLHLERTLREHGYDDVGVPHVSLLSLVEPHGSRLAVLTQCGGRTKQASAELAAHLVKRGYLSLAPDPTDGRAKLYRLTPSGERLLNTGVAIVVDYEKWLDGVLGTGGVDRLRTALDTIIAHR comes from the coding sequence ATGACCACATTGCCCACCGCTGTCGAATCAGTCAAGGGCCTGACGAAATTCTCCCCTCGGCATAAACCGCTCGGGGACCTCATGCGCGAGGCCCAGCGCACCCTCGTGCTGCATCTGGAGCGCACGCTTCGCGAGCACGGATATGACGACGTCGGCGTGCCGCACGTGTCGCTGCTGTCGCTCGTCGAACCGCATGGATCGAGGCTCGCGGTTCTCACCCAGTGCGGCGGGCGCACGAAGCAGGCATCCGCCGAGCTCGCCGCCCACCTCGTCAAGCGCGGCTATCTGAGCCTGGCACCCGACCCGACCGACGGTCGCGCGAAGCTCTACCGGCTGACGCCATCCGGCGAGCGGCTCTTGAACACCGGGGTGGCCATCGTCGTCGACTACGAGAAGTGGCTGGACGGGGTGCTCGGCACCGGTGGTGTCGACCGCCTGCGCACCGCCCTGGACACGATCATCGCCCACCGCTGA
- a CDS encoding alpha/beta fold hydrolase: protein MPEVAGVRHRMVEVLGSAMHLAEAGAEDAPPVILLHGFPQHWYAWRHLVPSLAAEHRVIAVDLPGFGWSAPSRIGYSTDSRTRALIALLDELGLGTVDVIGHDWGAWLGFRLALDAPERVGRLVSIGELHPWPLQRRLVPSTWRMWVTALFEMPGLGVAVQKRRSTIAWFLARDAREPSVWSRELIDAYADVAAVPAASEAGQKMHAAFIARDIPRLVLRRDRSRSFTTPTLLVAADNDRYIPAWLMKPPRSRENVLSVRTVRGGHFVLDENPDAVGELVLAHLAAAAG, encoded by the coding sequence ATGCCAGAGGTCGCAGGCGTGAGGCATCGCATGGTCGAGGTGCTCGGGTCGGCCATGCACCTCGCCGAGGCCGGCGCGGAGGACGCGCCGCCGGTCATCCTGCTGCATGGGTTTCCCCAGCACTGGTACGCGTGGCGGCACCTCGTGCCGTCGCTGGCCGCCGAACACAGGGTGATCGCGGTCGATCTGCCGGGCTTCGGCTGGAGCGCACCGTCGCGCATCGGTTACTCGACGGATTCCCGCACCCGCGCGCTCATCGCGCTGCTCGACGAGCTCGGCCTGGGCACGGTCGATGTGATCGGCCACGACTGGGGCGCGTGGCTCGGCTTCCGGTTGGCGCTGGATGCGCCGGAGCGGGTGGGTCGGCTCGTCTCGATCGGCGAGCTGCACCCGTGGCCGCTCCAGCGCAGACTCGTGCCGAGCACGTGGCGCATGTGGGTGACGGCGCTGTTCGAAATGCCGGGGCTGGGCGTGGCGGTGCAGAAGCGGCGAAGCACGATCGCCTGGTTCCTCGCGCGGGATGCCCGCGAGCCGTCCGTCTGGTCCCGCGAGCTCATCGATGCGTATGCCGACGTGGCCGCGGTGCCCGCGGCATCCGAGGCAGGTCAGAAGATGCACGCCGCGTTCATCGCACGGGACATTCCGCGGCTGGTCCTGCGCCGAGACCGATCACGGTCGTTCACCACCCCGACGCTGCTCGTGGCCGCCGACAACGACCGGTACATTCCGGCCTGGTTGATGAAGCCGCCGCGCTCCAGGGAGAACGTGCTGAGCGTGCGCACCGTTCGCGGCGGGCACTTCGTGCTGGACGAGAATCCGGATGCCGTGGGCGAGCTGGTGCTCGCGCACCTCGCGGCCGCCGCAGGTTGA
- a CDS encoding ABC transporter permease, with the protein MTTTTTQPPAASRASSGTHFFGDTAVLTGRTVKHITRSLDTIITTCIMPIGFLLLFVYVLGGAINTGTDISYVNYLLPGILLITVASGISYTAFRLFLDMQGGIFERFQSMPIARSSVLWAHVLTSMIANVVSMVVVVGVALLMGFRTGASVLDWLAVAGILLLFTLALTWIAVIPGLTAKSVDGASAFSYPLIFLPFISSAFVPTASMPGPVAWFAEYQPVTPIVNTIRDLFTGQPVGSDIGVALAWMVGILVVAYVAAQVIYRKKIS; encoded by the coding sequence ATGACAACGACAACGACTCAGCCGCCCGCCGCATCGCGGGCGTCGAGCGGGACGCACTTCTTCGGCGACACCGCGGTGCTCACCGGCCGCACCGTCAAGCACATCACCCGCAGCCTCGACACCATCATCACGACCTGCATCATGCCGATCGGGTTCCTGTTGCTGTTCGTCTACGTGCTCGGCGGCGCCATCAACACCGGCACGGACATCTCGTACGTGAACTACCTGCTGCCCGGCATCCTGCTCATCACCGTGGCGTCGGGCATCTCGTACACGGCGTTCCGGCTGTTCCTCGACATGCAGGGCGGCATCTTCGAACGCTTCCAGTCCATGCCGATCGCGCGGTCGTCGGTGCTGTGGGCCCATGTGCTCACGTCGATGATCGCGAACGTGGTGTCGATGGTCGTCGTGGTGGGCGTCGCGTTGCTGATGGGCTTCCGCACGGGGGCGAGCGTGCTCGACTGGCTGGCCGTGGCGGGCATCCTGCTGCTCTTCACCCTCGCGCTCACATGGATCGCCGTCATCCCGGGCCTGACCGCCAAGAGCGTGGATGGCGCGAGTGCGTTCTCGTACCCGCTCATCTTCTTGCCGTTCATCAGCTCGGCCTTCGTGCCGACGGCATCCATGCCGGGGCCTGTCGCCTGGTTCGCGGAGTACCAGCCGGTGACGCCGATCGTGAACACCATTCGCGACCTGTTCACCGGACAGCCCGTGGGCAGCGACATCGGGGTGGCGCTGGCGTGGATGGTGGGGATTCTGGTCGTGGCGTACGTCGCCGCGCAGGTGATCTATCGCAAGAAGATCAGCTGA